TGCCTACGCTCGCCGCTCAAACGGGGCGTTAGGCTCAGTAAAGAGGGAATTGAAGTTCCCCTGCTTCAACGGACACAAAGTTTAGTTAGGCTGCTATATCCTCCAGTTCAAATGATACCGGAGATTTATATCCCAGAGCTGAATGCCTTCTAATTCGATTATAGAACATTTCAATATATTCGAATATAC
Above is a genomic segment from Nitrospirota bacterium containing:
- a CDS encoding IS3 family transposase — translated: IFEYIEMFYNRIRRHSALGYKSPVSFELEDIAA